A stretch of the Paenibacillus dendritiformis genome encodes the following:
- a CDS encoding glycosyltransferase family 2 protein — protein MGEQRDKVQILVSTYNGEKYLAEQLDSLLQQTHSHFFITIRDDGSSDSTTAIISEYVSHYPHKIEAFYEKNVGVVASFFELLTYHVHQDTNYVCFCDQDDVWMPDKLERGIQTLSLCSDGLPMMYLTPTLMVDHTLKPLNCWPPFPKKGPSFFNALVENIAVGATIMLNRPAIDLMQRNMPSPQNIVMHDWWAYLVVSAFGKVIYDEKPSIYYRQHQGNVVGGQNGLKNALSKKWKNYLKQCREKTYWKQAKEFERCLGGQLPFEIKLELNRFLIPNQGIFRRIKYAMTSHLYRQAMLDNIVIRLMIIKGDIHR, from the coding sequence ATGGGAGAGCAGCGAGACAAAGTTCAGATTCTTGTTTCTACTTATAACGGGGAGAAGTATTTGGCTGAGCAGCTTGATAGTCTCTTGCAGCAGACTCACTCCCATTTCTTCATTACCATACGTGATGACGGTTCATCTGATAGTACAACAGCAATTATTAGCGAATATGTCTCTCATTATCCCCATAAAATCGAGGCTTTTTATGAGAAAAACGTAGGAGTCGTTGCTAGTTTTTTTGAGCTTCTTACTTATCATGTTCATCAGGACACGAACTATGTATGCTTCTGTGATCAGGATGATGTATGGATGCCAGATAAGCTGGAGAGAGGCATACAGACATTAAGTCTTTGTTCCGACGGACTACCTATGATGTATTTAACTCCTACGCTCATGGTGGATCATACGCTGAAGCCGCTTAACTGTTGGCCCCCGTTTCCAAAGAAAGGCCCCTCTTTTTTTAATGCATTGGTTGAAAATATTGCAGTTGGTGCTACGATCATGCTTAACCGTCCGGCAATTGATTTAATGCAGCGCAATATGCCTTCTCCCCAAAATATCGTTATGCATGATTGGTGGGCGTATTTGGTTGTATCTGCCTTTGGCAAAGTCATTTATGATGAGAAACCAAGCATTTACTATCGGCAGCATCAAGGCAACGTTGTAGGTGGTCAAAATGGTCTTAAAAATGCTTTGAGTAAGAAGTGGAAAAACTACCTGAAGCAATGTCGGGAAAAAACCTATTGGAAGCAGGCAAAAGAGTTCGAACGTTGCTTGGGGGGACAACTTCCTTTTGAGATAAAACTTGAATTAAACCGCTTCCTGATTCCGAATCAGGGGATTTTTAGAAGGATAAAATATGCAATGACTTCACATTTATACCGACAGGCAATGTTAGATAATATCGTAATTCGACTTATGATAATTAAAGGTGATATACATAGATGA
- a CDS encoding EamA family transporter: MNALLLLMNIFMLVAGQVFFKMGLDKMGGVTLVTSWKALFIPHILLGLFLYILATLVWFVVLSRMSLSTAYPISSLAYVFGMIVALIVFKEPVSLTKWIGAGIIIIGVIVISK; encoded by the coding sequence ATGAATGCACTTCTTCTGCTTATGAATATTTTTATGCTCGTAGCTGGCCAGGTTTTTTTTAAGATGGGTTTAGACAAAATGGGTGGAGTTACTTTGGTCACTTCTTGGAAAGCATTATTTATACCACATATCCTATTAGGATTATTTTTATATATTTTAGCAACTTTAGTATGGTTTGTTGTTCTTTCTAGAATGTCATTAAGCACAGCGTATCCGATCTCGAGTTTAGCATATGTCTTTGGCATGATAGTTGCTCTTATTGTGTTTAAAGAACCTGTATCCTTAACAAAATGGATAGGCGCAGGCATCATTATCATTGGTGTAATAGTGATATCAAAATAA
- a CDS encoding ArnT family glycosyltransferase produces MLQGLRSRDKKEFFVKFLIILIFSLALMIRFYSVDITRELRPGSDELVYHYAAESLLKYGTLIYDRDGEMFYGKQELKPTAVIPPGYPIYVAIIYKLFNHSTQAVLFSQLILSMICLFLIYKILKLLNVKTPYVLVTLLLASVYPGFLYNIERMLTEQLFTTLLIAFVYVFLKGTQNNNIYLIIISAILFSSATHVRPLAFPFIVLVLFFFIIYERNDKKYIFRNIVVFLGILLLFMLPWWFRNWITFEKFILFSESGDNAEVWGAVPYFIDMGSVSNLPLRTILDNNINSNPWVYYKWRIFGFFQYMWGDLWDENLVHPHFLLRPFIILQQVLVVPCIALIPLIIRNCKREIIFISCVPIAFTLMNLPFHGLPRYVYPSVPFVFILAAVLFEKIGNKLKPSNDGSTRADFYLYGWQRVINLYMQRCYLIFSVFFSIVLLYSVYIFAYGINEEMSEYRLSRYMGTSAQLLQSKEIVSSKKYNGDELSLENASLSFNNFYKNDVNAPAIIRLEVENKDNPDNNANIASEITLNIQGGYPFDYMTIYWTGNNTPEITENSVYKFPINAFQKKHKIFIDDDVHSLMIVPVVFRGGEFKVDSIEVMKYNVEQR; encoded by the coding sequence ATGTTGCAGGGTTTACGTAGTAGAGATAAAAAAGAATTTTTTGTAAAGTTCTTGATTATCTTAATCTTTTCCCTGGCTTTAATGATACGCTTCTATTCTGTTGACATTACGAGGGAGTTGAGACCCGGGAGCGATGAATTAGTTTATCATTATGCTGCGGAAAGTTTGTTGAAATACGGAACATTAATATATGACCGCGATGGTGAAATGTTTTATGGAAAACAAGAATTAAAACCTACTGCAGTCATACCACCTGGATATCCAATTTACGTTGCCATAATTTATAAGTTGTTTAATCATTCAACTCAGGCAGTTCTCTTTTCCCAACTTATTCTTAGCATGATTTGCCTTTTTCTTATTTATAAGATACTCAAATTGCTAAATGTTAAGACACCGTATGTTCTGGTCACATTACTACTTGCATCAGTGTACCCTGGATTTTTATACAATATTGAACGAATGCTTACAGAACAATTGTTTACTACATTGTTAATTGCATTTGTTTATGTTTTTCTTAAGGGCACACAGAATAACAACATCTATTTGATTATTATTTCCGCCATTCTATTTAGTTCTGCAACGCATGTTCGCCCTTTGGCATTTCCTTTCATAGTTTTAGTGCTTTTTTTCTTTATTATTTATGAAAGGAATGATAAGAAGTATATTTTTAGAAATATAGTTGTTTTTTTGGGGATTTTACTTTTGTTTATGCTGCCTTGGTGGTTCAGAAATTGGATTACATTTGAAAAATTCATTTTGTTTTCAGAGTCCGGAGATAACGCCGAGGTTTGGGGGGCCGTCCCCTACTTTATTGATATGGGTTCTGTGTCTAATCTGCCTTTAAGAACTATATTAGACAATAATATTAATTCGAATCCATGGGTGTACTATAAATGGAGAATTTTCGGATTTTTTCAATATATGTGGGGAGATCTTTGGGATGAAAATCTTGTTCACCCACACTTTCTTTTAAGGCCATTCATTATACTCCAGCAAGTATTAGTAGTTCCATGCATTGCATTAATTCCATTAATAATTAGAAATTGTAAGAGAGAAATTATTTTTATTTCATGTGTTCCTATAGCTTTTACTCTTATGAATCTACCATTTCATGGATTACCACGTTATGTATACCCGTCAGTCCCATTTGTTTTTATATTGGCAGCTGTTTTATTCGAAAAAATCGGGAATAAATTGAAGCCAAGCAATGATGGATCAACGAGGGCTGATTTTTATTTGTATGGATGGCAGCGTGTGATTAATTTATATATGCAAAGGTGTTATTTGATTTTTTCCGTGTTTTTTTCAATAGTTTTACTTTACAGTGTTTATATCTTTGCTTATGGTATAAACGAAGAGATGTCAGAGTATCGTTTGAGTAGATATATGGGGACATCTGCTCAGTTGTTACAATCAAAAGAGATTGTATCATCAAAAAAATATAATGGGGATGAACTATCACTAGAGAATGCAAGCTTATCTTTTAATAATTTCTATAAGAATGACGTAAATGCCCCAGCCATTATTAGGCTTGAAGTGGAGAATAAAGATAATCCTGATAATAATGCTAACATTGCTTCCGAAATTACTCTTAACATTCAGGGTGGTTACCCGTTTGATTATATGACAATATACTGGACTGGGAATAACACACCTGAAATTACGGAAAATAGTGTCTATAAATTCCCTATTAATGCTTTCCAAAAAAAACATAAAATTTTTATTGATGACGATGTACATTCATTAATGATTGTACCAGTAGTTTTTAGGGGTGGGGAATTTAAAGTAGATTCCATCGAAGTGATGAAATACAATGTTGAACAGAGATAG
- a CDS encoding class I SAM-dependent methyltransferase, translating to MSSTCSVCKSDANIRMRLTNDVYYCKKCELFFAPDVRFNHSFISELDEKTRFKALESLRYSNFSIIIDRLKTITEKSGQIAGLEVGNGYGWFLDIAKKNGIDCVGIEPEEEMFNFCVNKGHQMVRGFFPNDLVNEELYDFIIFNDVLEHIPDINFVVENCYKRLKDGGYVVVNIPLHTGFFYRMGSVFYKLGITSFMNRLWQFNFHSPHFYYFNHKSLKKVFEKNNFKLVDYHKLESIDSTDIKSRILMDNSLKKYADIISPLIKISLLIKGIFPEDIGCFYFKKNS from the coding sequence AAAATGCGAATTATTTTTCGCACCTGATGTACGGTTTAACCATAGCTTTATTTCTGAACTAGATGAAAAAACCCGTTTTAAGGCATTGGAAAGTTTACGTTATAGTAATTTTTCAATAATAATTGATAGATTAAAAACAATCACCGAAAAATCAGGGCAAATAGCGGGTTTGGAAGTTGGGAATGGGTATGGATGGTTCTTGGACATTGCCAAGAAAAATGGAATAGACTGTGTCGGAATAGAGCCAGAAGAAGAGATGTTTAACTTTTGCGTTAACAAAGGTCACCAAATGGTAAGAGGTTTTTTTCCTAATGACCTAGTTAATGAGGAATTGTATGATTTTATCATCTTCAATGATGTATTAGAACATATCCCTGACATAAACTTTGTAGTTGAAAATTGTTATAAAAGACTGAAGGATGGTGGATATGTAGTAGTCAACATACCTCTGCATACCGGTTTCTTTTACAGGATGGGAAGTGTCTTTTACAAATTGGGTATAACATCTTTTATGAACAGACTCTGGCAATTTAATTTCCATAGTCCTCATTTTTATTATTTTAATCATAAAAGTTTGAAAAAAGTTTTCGAAAAGAATAATTTTAAACTTGTTGATTATCATAAACTTGAAAGTATTGATTCCACAGATATTAAAAGTCGTATCCTAATGGATAATAGTCTGAAAAAATATGCCGATATTATCAGCCCTCTCATTAAGATCTCTTTGCTAATTAAGGGTATTTTCCCTGAAGACATTGGTTGTTTTTATTTCAAAAAAAATAGTTAG
- the rfbD gene encoding dTDP-4-dehydrorhamnose reductase — MKVLVTGANGQLGADVVRLFAEKGHLVIGMGRSELDITDEKRCRDIITELQPEAVIHCAAYTAVDHAETDQDNAYLVNAMGTRNIAAAAEHVKAKVCYISTDYVFDGNSASPYYEYDNTNPLTVYGKSKRAGEQLVQSLSSRWFIVRTSWVYGASGSNFVKTMLKLGAERDSLQVVNDQWGSPTYTCDLSFFLEELIATEKYGIYHASNTGICTWYEFAKAIFEEVKITVKVDPCTTEQFPRPAPRPRYSALDPMAIRVNGFTPIRHWREALRDYLHRH, encoded by the coding sequence ATGAAAGTACTCGTAACAGGCGCTAATGGGCAGTTAGGGGCGGACGTAGTCCGCCTTTTTGCTGAAAAAGGACATCTTGTAATAGGTATGGGAAGATCGGAATTAGATATTACGGACGAGAAGCGATGCCGAGACATTATTACTGAATTGCAGCCAGAGGCTGTCATTCATTGTGCGGCGTATACCGCGGTCGACCATGCAGAAACGGATCAAGATAATGCCTACCTGGTGAACGCCATGGGAACAAGAAATATTGCTGCAGCAGCAGAGCATGTGAAAGCCAAAGTTTGTTATATTAGCACAGACTACGTATTTGACGGCAATAGCGCAAGCCCCTATTATGAATATGACAATACTAATCCATTAACCGTATACGGAAAATCGAAGCGAGCGGGGGAACAATTGGTTCAGTCTCTAAGTTCCCGTTGGTTTATTGTAAGAACGTCCTGGGTGTATGGAGCTTCAGGCAGTAATTTTGTCAAAACGATGTTAAAGCTTGGTGCTGAACGCGATTCCTTACAAGTCGTCAATGACCAATGGGGCTCGCCGACATACACGTGTGATTTGTCGTTCTTTTTGGAAGAACTAATTGCAACTGAAAAGTACGGCATTTATCACGCTTCGAATACGGGAATATGTACATGGTATGAATTTGCCAAAGCCATTTTTGAAGAGGTCAAGATAACTGTCAAGGTTGACCCATGTACGACAGAGCAATTCCCGCGTCCGGCTCCACGGCCTCGTTATTCAGCTTTGGACCCGATGGCCATTCGAGTGAATGGCTTTACGCCGATTCGGCACTGGCGAGAAGCCTTGCGTGATTACTTACATCGACATTGA
- a CDS encoding sugar phosphate nucleotidyltransferase: protein MKGIILSGGTGSRLYPLTKVTNKHLLPVGKYPMIFHAVNKLKQAKIDDILIVTGKEHMGDVVNLLGSGSEMGVCFTYKVQDEAGGIAQALGLAEQFVGDDQMVVILGDNVFADDITPYVDNFRDQKKGAKILLQEVHDPKRYGVAELKGDHIISIEEKPKEPKSNYAVTGIYMFDSSVFDIIKTLKPSGRGELEITDVNNAYIKRNELTFDIFQGWWTDAGTHASLARANELAKDITFGEEFGKLKL, encoded by the coding sequence ATGAAAGGAATTATTCTATCAGGAGGTACTGGCTCTCGCCTCTACCCCTTAACAAAAGTAACTAATAAACATTTATTGCCAGTAGGTAAGTATCCAATGATATTTCACGCAGTAAATAAATTAAAGCAAGCTAAAATCGATGATATCCTAATCGTCACCGGCAAAGAACATATGGGTGATGTCGTCAACCTCCTTGGCAGTGGCAGCGAGATGGGAGTATGTTTTACTTATAAAGTCCAGGATGAGGCTGGAGGTATTGCACAAGCCCTTGGTTTGGCTGAACAATTCGTAGGCGACGATCAAATGGTCGTTATCCTGGGGGATAATGTCTTCGCAGATGATATTACCCCATATGTGGATAATTTCCGAGATCAAAAAAAGGGTGCCAAAATACTTCTTCAGGAAGTTCACGATCCGAAGCGTTATGGTGTAGCAGAGCTGAAGGGTGATCATATCATCTCGATTGAGGAAAAGCCGAAAGAACCTAAAAGTAATTACGCTGTAACAGGTATCTATATGTTTGACTCCAGTGTGTTTGACATTATCAAAACGCTTAAGCCATCAGGCCGGGGTGAACTTGAAATTACTGATGTAAATAATGCCTATATAAAGCGGAATGAGCTTACTTTCGATATTTTTCAAGGTTGGTGGACGGATGCTGGGACTCATGCATCGCTTGCGCGTGCCAACGAACTCGCCAAAGATATTACTTTCGGTGAAGAGTTCGGGAAATTAAAGCTGTAA
- a CDS encoding glycosyltransferase family 2 protein: protein MKILLIIPAYNEENNIKNLVNKIYSICGEAVDILVINDCSVDETKSICEKMGVLTINLPCNLGIGGAVQTGYKYAAQHGYDIAIQVDGDGQHKPEYIMALVSTIIEDNADMIIGSRFINKEGFQSTLMRRAGIAYFTYLLKILSKEKITDPTSGFRACNRKVIGTFAKRYPVDYPEPESIMYLLRNGYRIKEVPVIMQERMGGRSSITTLKSIYYMIKVSLAILIDRFRKQIV, encoded by the coding sequence TTGAAAATTTTATTGATAATACCCGCATATAATGAGGAGAATAACATTAAAAACTTAGTAAATAAAATATACTCAATTTGTGGGGAGGCAGTGGATATATTAGTCATTAATGATTGTTCTGTAGATGAAACTAAGTCCATCTGTGAGAAAATGGGTGTACTAACAATAAATTTACCTTGCAATTTAGGAATTGGTGGGGCTGTACAGACAGGGTATAAATATGCTGCCCAACATGGTTATGATATTGCGATTCAAGTAGACGGAGATGGACAGCATAAACCTGAGTATATAATGGCTCTCGTTTCCACAATTATAGAGGACAATGCAGATATGATTATTGGTTCTCGTTTTATCAATAAAGAGGGGTTTCAGTCAACACTAATGAGGAGAGCAGGTATCGCTTATTTTACATACTTGTTGAAAATTTTATCCAAAGAAAAAATTACAGATCCTACTTCTGGTTTTAGAGCATGTAATAGAAAGGTGATTGGTACTTTTGCAAAAAGGTATCCGGTAGATTATCCAGAACCCGAATCAATAATGTATCTATTACGAAATGGTTATCGTATTAAGGAAGTGCCGGTAATTATGCAAGAAAGAATGGGAGGAAGGTCTTCAATTACTACGCTAAAGTCTATTTATTATATGATAAAGGTATCTTTAGCTATTTTAATTGATAGATTTAGAAAACAAATAGTTTAG
- a CDS encoding glycosyltransferase family 2 protein yields MSKVSIIMPCYNDGAYIKESLASVHAQTYKDIEVIIINDGSDDQNTLDILNSISSSNIKILQTKRLRPAGARNEGITQATGKYILPLDADDIIEPEYVEKAVKVMEENERVGIVYCYADLFGERNGRWDLPNYSLEKMLLDNIVFVTALFYKEDWKKVGGFNTKMQHGMEDYDFWLSILEIGREIHQIPEVLFHYRIKPTSRTTEFMTNIQVVKETYRHIYENHPVLYEKYKDQYAIGLREALIEQIFLNKALQEGVTILEKIKRIPILKSIIKKYIMR; encoded by the coding sequence GTGAGTAAAGTAAGTATAATTATGCCTTGTTATAACGATGGAGCATATATTAAAGAATCATTGGCTTCTGTACATGCTCAAACCTACAAAGATATAGAAGTAATCATTATTAACGATGGATCTGATGATCAGAACACTCTAGATATTTTAAATAGCATATCTAGTTCAAATATTAAGATATTACAAACTAAGCGACTGCGCCCTGCTGGTGCAAGAAATGAAGGTATCACCCAAGCAACGGGAAAATATATTTTGCCGCTTGATGCTGATGACATTATCGAACCAGAGTATGTAGAAAAAGCTGTGAAGGTTATGGAAGAAAATGAACGGGTTGGTATCGTATACTGCTATGCAGATTTATTCGGTGAACGAAATGGGCGATGGGACCTTCCTAATTACTCTTTGGAAAAAATGCTTCTGGATAATATTGTTTTTGTAACGGCATTATTTTACAAAGAAGATTGGAAAAAGGTTGGTGGATTTAATACAAAAATGCAACATGGAATGGAGGATTATGACTTCTGGCTTTCTATTTTGGAGATAGGGAGGGAAATTCACCAAATACCGGAAGTTTTATTCCATTATAGGATTAAACCGACTTCACGAACTACAGAATTTATGACAAATATCCAGGTTGTTAAGGAAACATATCGCCATATCTATGAAAATCATCCTGTACTTTATGAAAAGTACAAGGATCAATATGCTATTGGACTACGAGAAGCACTAATAGAACAAATATTTTTAAACAAAGCATTGCAAGAAGGAGTAACTATCTTAGAAAAGATCAAACGTATACCTATATTAAAATCAATTATTAAAAAATATATAATGAGATAA
- a CDS encoding DUF2304 domain-containing protein: protein MISLKLQVILIVGAIICALFLFNLIKKYRLELKYTMLWLILMFIILTISIFPDLIGLLARTMGIELPVNALFLLVSFSSFAILFSMTITASRSATKIKELSQELGLLKLEVSRLSEELRVKENK from the coding sequence ATGATATCACTAAAATTACAAGTAATATTAATAGTCGGAGCGATAATTTGTGCCTTGTTCCTATTTAATTTAATAAAGAAATATAGATTAGAGTTAAAGTATACAATGTTGTGGTTGATTTTGATGTTTATTATACTTACTATATCCATTTTTCCAGATTTAATTGGGCTTCTTGCGCGAACGATGGGAATCGAACTACCTGTGAATGCTTTGTTTTTACTAGTTTCGTTTAGCTCCTTTGCGATTTTATTTTCAATGACAATTACTGCATCCAGGTCTGCGACAAAAATAAAAGAACTTTCACAAGAGTTAGGGCTATTAAAATTAGAGGTAAGTCGTTTGTCAGAAGAACTGCGGGTAAAGGAGAATAAATAA
- the rfbB gene encoding dTDP-glucose 4,6-dehydratase, which produces MRLIVTGGAGFIGSNFVIYMLNKYPKYKIVNVDALTYAGNLENLSEIQDNPNYCFVKADIADPQAMEKLFGEGVDVVVNFAAESHVDRSILDPEIFVKTNVLGTQVLLDAAKKYRITKFVQISTDEVYGSLGETGLFSETTPLAPNSPYSASKAGGDLLVRAYHETFGLPVNITRCSNNYGPYQFPEKLIPLMIANALNDKQLPIYGDGLNVRDWLYVEDHCSAIDLVIHKGRDGEVYNIGGNNERTNTHIVRTILEQLGKPESLIKYVEDRLGHDRRYGIDATKITIDLGWKPKHTFETGIKETIEWYLNNRTWWERIQSGAYQTYYEKQYGVRLGE; this is translated from the coding sequence ATGAGATTAATCGTAACTGGTGGAGCAGGATTTATCGGAAGTAACTTTGTCATTTACATGCTGAACAAATACCCGAAATACAAAATAGTAAACGTTGACGCATTAACTTACGCAGGTAATCTTGAGAACTTGAGTGAAATCCAAGACAACCCAAATTATTGCTTCGTTAAAGCAGATATTGCGGATCCTCAAGCGATGGAGAAGTTGTTTGGCGAAGGTGTAGACGTGGTTGTCAACTTTGCGGCGGAATCCCACGTTGATCGGAGTATTCTTGACCCTGAAATATTTGTGAAGACAAATGTATTAGGAACGCAAGTACTTCTGGATGCTGCAAAAAAATATCGGATCACCAAGTTCGTTCAAATATCTACGGATGAAGTTTACGGTTCCCTTGGGGAAACGGGGTTGTTTTCTGAAACGACACCCCTGGCACCTAATAGTCCATATTCGGCTAGTAAGGCCGGAGGAGATTTGCTGGTACGAGCTTATCATGAGACTTTTGGTCTCCCTGTGAATATCACTCGTTGTTCGAATAACTATGGACCCTATCAATTCCCTGAAAAATTGATTCCATTAATGATTGCCAATGCCTTGAATGATAAACAACTTCCAATTTATGGGGATGGACTTAATGTTCGCGACTGGTTGTATGTCGAGGATCATTGCAGCGCCATTGATTTGGTTATTCATAAAGGTCGCGATGGGGAAGTATACAATATAGGTGGGAATAATGAACGGACGAACACTCACATTGTTCGAACCATTCTCGAGCAACTCGGAAAGCCGGAATCGTTAATCAAATATGTGGAAGACCGGCTCGGTCATGACCGCCGCTATGGAATTGATGCGACCAAGATTACGATTGATCTTGGCTGGAAGCCGAAGCATACCTTTGAGACAGGGATTAAAGAAACGATTGAATGGTATTTGAACAACCGAACATGGTGGGAGAGAATACAGTCCGGAGCATACCAAACCTATTATGAAAAACAATACGGGGTACGGCTGGGGGAGTAA
- the rfbC gene encoding dTDP-4-dehydrorhamnose 3,5-epimerase, with protein sequence MRIETLSLSGAYVIEPVLHGDRRGFFMESYNEEKLKEQGISFNFIQDNQSLSAEAGVIRGLHYQLNPKAQTKLVRVISGAIYDVIVDIRKNSPTLGQWVGVILSEHNHRQLLVPKGFAHGFCTLVPDTQVLYKVDEYYSPEHDRGILWNDPALNIDWPTSNPILSDKDKIHPTLKEAEINFE encoded by the coding sequence ATGAGAATTGAAACATTATCTCTGTCCGGCGCTTATGTTATAGAACCGGTGCTCCATGGTGACCGCCGGGGCTTTTTTATGGAAAGCTATAATGAGGAGAAATTAAAGGAACAGGGGATTTCATTCAATTTTATTCAGGATAATCAATCCCTTTCTGCTGAAGCAGGTGTGATAAGAGGATTGCATTATCAACTTAATCCCAAGGCTCAGACAAAGCTAGTGAGAGTGATTTCCGGAGCAATCTATGATGTCATTGTTGATATTCGCAAAAATTCCCCGACACTTGGGCAGTGGGTTGGGGTAATATTAAGCGAGCATAACCATCGCCAGCTTTTGGTGCCTAAGGGGTTTGCCCATGGTTTTTGCACGCTCGTCCCTGATACGCAAGTCTTGTATAAAGTTGATGAATATTATTCCCCTGAACATGATCGAGGGATTCTGTGGAATGACCCTGCTTTGAATATTGACTGGCCAACCTCAAATCCGATATTGTCTGATAAGGATAAAATACATCCTACTCTTAAAGAAGCAGAAATTAATTTTGAATAG